In the genome of Bdellovibrio bacteriovorus, one region contains:
- a CDS encoding HAD family hydrolase, with translation MKTLRGIILDVDGTLIDSNHAHAESWVRALGEYGIVTTYAEVREKIGMGGDNLLPAVSDIEEDSEKGKKISRRRAEIFQIEYLPYLKPFKKTRQLIQFFQQEGVKMVVASSSSKEDLQGLLKMAHVDDLLPQRTSKDDVEVSKPAPDIIQAALKKLQIPASNTVMLGDTPYDIIAAQKAGVETIALTCGGWSAKDLSGAVAIYRDPEDFLWHLEKNGRPEISGDSKHR, from the coding sequence ATGAAAACACTTCGCGGAATTATTTTAGATGTGGATGGAACTTTGATCGATAGCAATCACGCTCATGCCGAATCCTGGGTTCGCGCCTTGGGGGAGTATGGCATTGTCACGACCTATGCCGAAGTCCGCGAAAAAATTGGAATGGGTGGAGACAACCTCTTGCCTGCGGTCAGCGATATCGAAGAAGACAGTGAAAAAGGAAAAAAGATTTCTCGTCGAAGAGCTGAAATATTTCAGATCGAGTATTTGCCTTATTTGAAGCCCTTTAAAAAAACTCGTCAGTTGATTCAGTTTTTCCAGCAAGAAGGTGTGAAGATGGTCGTGGCAAGTTCATCTTCAAAGGAAGATTTGCAAGGCTTGCTTAAGATGGCTCACGTTGATGATCTTTTGCCGCAAAGAACTTCAAAAGATGACGTCGAAGTTTCTAAGCCCGCACCTGATATTATCCAGGCTGCTTTAAAGAAACTGCAGATCCCGGCTTCCAATACCGTGATGTTGGGCGATACGCCTTATGATATTATCGCTGCCCAAAAAGCGGGCGTCGAAACCATCGCTTTGACCTGCGGCGGCTGGAGCGCCAAAGATTTATCCGGAGCCGTGGCTATTTATCGCGATCCCGAAGATTTTTTGTGGCACTTGGAGAAAAACGGTCGTCCTGAAATCAGTGGTGATTCAAAACATCGTTAA
- a CDS encoding MHYT domain-containing protein: MQTVWSPGLIALSIVVATMASYVALDIILRIQQTLGRSSLYWLSIGAIVMGIGIWSMHFIGMLALKMPGMEMAYDVWLSILSIVVAISASGLAFFIISRKKVPLYSIILGGLIMAVAIAGMHYIGMASMRMPARIIWDYTLVALSVVIAAIASFAALGVSLKFRTSKSPFTLHVFASLLMGAAVSGMHYVGMEAATFEHLHDYPSFAGAVLGTNTLAYVVGGLTCMILIIALTGSIFDRILVRREQEADEVIRTREAQLREAQAIAHVGSWDWNTIDNSVSLSDEMYSILSMEKIGSTVNIHDIFRLVSPEDRHRVEVAFKECLIHKSYLDIDYKILPAKTISRFVQSRGRVLLDNDGNVVRMLGTTQDITDRKAIEEKLIQAQVELERRVEDRTAELNKSFEREKKAKEVAQAATQAKMQFLANMSHEIRTPMNAILGFADLLSTESLNAEQKEHLSRIQANGSQLLRLIDDILDLSKFEAGKVPIEKSAFSFTELIDEVVSSLRLLAEQKKIQIHVIKQSSLPKKICSDQLRLRQILVNLIGNSIKFSEKGIITLRLRAEHIYDKNVLYVEVEDTGVGISADGQKKLFQPFSQADSSIARKFGGTGLGLILSRHIAKSLGGDLILEKSELGKGSTFLLSITSEDEDHLQGIKEAEKKNAATPDPAIVVDGHEKSILLAEDMPDNELLIRHFLKNSHFRVESAVNGYEVIDKAFQDNFDVILMDVQMPGLDGLEATRRLRAQGYKKPIIALTAHALPEEIDNSIAAGCDAHLTKPVNRAALLHKINDVLNHH, translated from the coding sequence ATGCAAACTGTTTGGAGTCCAGGACTTATTGCCCTATCGATTGTCGTGGCCACGATGGCTTCTTACGTCGCGCTGGATATTATTCTTCGCATACAGCAGACCTTAGGTCGCTCGAGTCTTTATTGGCTTTCGATCGGTGCCATCGTCATGGGTATCGGCATTTGGAGCATGCACTTCATCGGCATGTTAGCTTTGAAAATGCCGGGAATGGAGATGGCCTATGACGTCTGGCTTTCAATACTTTCCATTGTCGTCGCGATCAGTGCATCAGGCTTAGCCTTCTTCATCATCAGTCGAAAAAAAGTTCCTCTTTATTCCATCATTCTTGGGGGCTTGATAATGGCGGTGGCCATTGCAGGTATGCACTACATTGGCATGGCCTCTATGCGCATGCCTGCAAGAATCATTTGGGATTATACTTTGGTGGCGCTGTCAGTGGTCATTGCAGCGATTGCTTCTTTCGCTGCTTTAGGGGTTTCTTTAAAATTTAGAACTTCAAAAAGCCCTTTCACTCTTCACGTCTTTGCAAGCTTATTGATGGGGGCCGCCGTTTCCGGAATGCACTACGTAGGTATGGAGGCCGCCACTTTTGAACATCTTCACGACTATCCCTCTTTTGCAGGGGCCGTCTTAGGCACCAACACATTGGCATATGTGGTGGGTGGGCTGACTTGCATGATATTAATCATCGCACTCACCGGTTCTATTTTTGATCGTATTTTAGTTCGCCGTGAACAAGAAGCTGATGAGGTGATCCGCACTCGGGAAGCCCAGCTGCGAGAAGCTCAGGCCATTGCTCATGTCGGAAGTTGGGATTGGAATACGATTGATAATTCGGTTTCACTCTCAGATGAGATGTATTCCATTTTGTCGATGGAAAAAATCGGCTCAACAGTGAACATTCACGATATTTTTCGATTAGTCAGCCCCGAAGACCGTCATCGCGTCGAAGTGGCCTTTAAAGAATGTTTAATTCATAAATCCTATCTGGATATTGACTATAAGATCCTTCCGGCAAAAACGATTTCTCGTTTCGTGCAAAGTCGGGGGCGTGTTCTTTTAGACAACGATGGCAATGTCGTACGCATGCTGGGAACCACTCAGGATATTACCGATCGCAAAGCCATTGAAGAAAAGCTGATTCAAGCTCAGGTCGAGCTTGAACGACGCGTGGAAGATCGCACGGCAGAATTAAATAAGTCATTTGAAAGAGAAAAAAAGGCGAAAGAAGTCGCGCAGGCGGCCACTCAAGCCAAGATGCAGTTTTTAGCAAATATGAGTCACGAGATTCGCACGCCTATGAATGCGATATTGGGGTTTGCCGATCTTCTTTCCACAGAATCATTAAATGCCGAACAGAAAGAACACTTGTCGCGCATTCAGGCCAACGGCAGTCAGCTTTTACGTCTGATTGATGATATTCTGGATCTTTCAAAATTTGAAGCCGGCAAAGTCCCCATCGAAAAATCCGCATTCAGCTTTACGGAACTTATTGATGAAGTTGTCAGTTCTTTGCGGCTGTTAGCCGAGCAAAAGAAAATCCAAATCCACGTGATCAAACAAAGTTCTTTACCGAAAAAAATTTGCTCTGATCAACTGCGCTTAAGACAGATCTTAGTGAATTTGATTGGGAACTCCATTAAGTTTTCCGAAAAAGGAATTATCACTTTGCGCCTAAGAGCCGAGCACATCTATGACAAGAACGTCCTTTACGTCGAGGTCGAAGACACCGGAGTCGGTATTTCGGCCGACGGTCAGAAAAAACTCTTTCAACCCTTCAGTCAGGCTGACAGTTCGATCGCCAGAAAGTTTGGTGGCACGGGACTGGGCCTGATCCTTTCTCGCCATATTGCGAAGTCTTTAGGTGGAGATCTGATTCTAGAAAAGAGCGAACTGGGTAAAGGAAGCACATTCCTTCTTAGCATCACCTCTGAAGATGAAGATCACTTGCAGGGAATTAAGGAAGCCGAGAAGAAAAACGCAGCTACTCCTGATCCCGCCATCGTTGTCGACGGTCATGAAAAAAGTATTCTGCTGGCCGAGGACATGCCTGACAACGAACTCTTGATCCGACATTTCCTTAAAAACAGTCACTTCCGTGTTGAATCCGCCGTTAACGGCTATGAAGTCATTGATAAGGCATTCCAAGATAACTTCGATGTGATTTTAATGGACGTGCAGATGCCAGGTTTGGACGGTCTTGAGGCCACACGGCGTTTGCGTGCTCAAGGATACAAGAAGCCGATCATCGCTTTGACGGCACACGCTCTGCCCGAAGAAATCGACAATTCCATCGCCGCTGGTTGCGATGCGCATTTAACCAAGCCCGTAAATCGTGCGGCCCTGCTGCACAAGATTAACGATGTTTTGAATCACCACTGA
- a CDS encoding SCO family protein: MKKYLLPLLFIGLLSGAGFPDDSIYNLNSTFLNEQDKNVAITDLQGSPVVISMAYTGCVYTCPLILAQMQNIEKEMDKQGRTDVRYVLISFDHERDTPAVLQKYLANKKLSKKWSLWTSKTDKAPREVANVLGIKYKKMEGGDYDHSFIISVLDEKGRIKFQQTGADGKPSDMVQALKK; the protein is encoded by the coding sequence ATGAAAAAATATCTTTTACCATTGTTGTTCATAGGTCTGTTGTCAGGAGCTGGATTCCCAGATGATTCCATCTACAACCTGAACTCCACTTTCCTCAATGAGCAGGATAAGAATGTCGCAATCACAGATTTACAAGGAAGTCCGGTGGTAATTTCAATGGCGTACACAGGATGTGTCTACACATGTCCGCTAATCTTGGCGCAAATGCAGAACATTGAAAAGGAAATGGATAAACAAGGACGTACAGATGTTCGTTACGTGCTTATCAGTTTTGATCACGAGCGCGATACTCCGGCTGTTTTACAGAAATATCTAGCCAATAAAAAGCTAAGTAAAAAATGGTCTTTATGGACTTCTAAGACAGATAAGGCGCCGCGCGAGGTCGCAAACGTCTTAGGCATCAAGTATAAAAAAATGGAAGGCGGAGATTACGATCACTCGTTCATCATTTCTGTTTTGGACGAAAAGGGCAGAATTAAATTTCAGCAAACAGGTGCGGACGGAAAACCGTCAGACATGGTGCAAGCGTTAAAAAAGTAA
- a CDS encoding DUF2249 domain-containing protein: MKEFVIEAQKIPPQQRHSHIFETFDNLEAGESIVIVNNHDPVPLLRQFEENRQEQFQPEYLEKGPEVWKLRLTKLKKEGCCGFCGG; the protein is encoded by the coding sequence ATGAAAGAATTTGTAATTGAAGCCCAAAAAATTCCACCACAACAACGTCACAGTCATATTTTTGAAACCTTCGATAATCTGGAAGCGGGCGAAAGTATCGTCATCGTCAATAACCACGATCCGGTGCCTTTGTTACGTCAATTTGAAGAAAACCGCCAAGAACAGTTCCAACCCGAGTATTTAGAAAAAGGACCCGAAGTGTGGAAGCTGCGTCTGACGAAACTTAAAAAAGAAGGCTGTTGCGGTTTCTGCGGAGGCTAA
- the nirK gene encoding copper-containing nitrite reductase, which translates to MSSLKTFTIGTLAILSLAAQGAWASENIKGEEVAVLTDAPAVPPPIQRKHATKVIVNLETKEIKMRLADGVDYTFWTFGGKVPGKFIRIREGDHVEFHLHNHPSSKLPHNIDLHAVTGQGGGAEGSFTAPGHSSTFSFKALNPGLYVYHCATAPVGMHIANGMYGLILVEPKDGLPKVDREFYVMQSEFYTKGKYGSPGLQPFSMAKAVEEKADYVVFNGSVGALAGDNAMKAKTGETVRLFVGNGGPNLVSSFHVIGEIFDKIYVEGGKLINENVQTTLIPAGGSAIVDFKLQTTGTYILVDHSIFRAFNKGALGMLKVEGEADKDVYSGKTKDGIYLPEGGVIQEISTKEPKLIPAKTLEDRIAAGKRIYESSCFACHQTNGQGLPGAFPPLAKSDYLNSNKEKAISAVVNGLEGEIKVNGKDYNSVMPAQLLSDEEAANVLTYVYSVWGNSKKSVSPQEVKAARKK; encoded by the coding sequence ATGTCATCACTGAAGACGTTCACAATTGGAACACTGGCGATTCTAAGCCTCGCCGCTCAGGGGGCTTGGGCATCTGAAAACATCAAAGGGGAAGAAGTGGCCGTATTGACGGATGCGCCGGCTGTGCCACCTCCCATTCAAAGGAAGCACGCGACAAAAGTTATTGTTAATCTAGAAACTAAAGAAATTAAAATGAGACTGGCCGACGGAGTGGATTATACATTCTGGACATTCGGAGGCAAAGTTCCAGGTAAATTCATTCGCATTCGTGAAGGGGACCATGTCGAGTTTCATCTGCACAATCATCCTTCCAGCAAATTGCCCCACAATATCGATTTACACGCGGTGACTGGTCAGGGTGGTGGTGCCGAGGGAAGCTTTACAGCTCCTGGTCACAGTTCTACTTTCAGTTTTAAAGCTTTGAATCCGGGCCTTTATGTGTATCACTGTGCAACCGCACCTGTGGGCATGCATATCGCCAACGGTATGTATGGTTTGATCTTAGTCGAACCCAAAGACGGTTTACCTAAAGTGGACCGCGAGTTCTATGTCATGCAGAGTGAATTCTACACTAAAGGCAAATATGGATCTCCAGGTTTGCAACCTTTCAGTATGGCCAAAGCGGTGGAGGAAAAAGCCGACTACGTGGTCTTTAACGGAAGTGTGGGCGCGCTTGCGGGTGACAATGCGATGAAAGCAAAAACTGGAGAAACTGTGCGTCTGTTCGTCGGTAACGGCGGCCCGAACTTAGTTTCTTCTTTCCACGTTATCGGCGAGATCTTCGACAAGATTTATGTTGAAGGTGGTAAGCTGATCAATGAAAACGTGCAGACGACTTTGATCCCGGCAGGGGGCTCTGCCATCGTCGACTTCAAACTGCAAACTACAGGTACTTACATTCTGGTGGATCACTCGATCTTCAGAGCCTTTAACAAAGGTGCTTTGGGAATGTTGAAAGTCGAAGGGGAAGCGGACAAAGACGTTTATTCCGGTAAAACTAAAGACGGAATTTACCTGCCAGAAGGTGGTGTCATCCAAGAGATCAGCACAAAAGAACCTAAGCTGATTCCAGCTAAAACTCTCGAAGACCGCATCGCTGCTGGAAAACGAATCTATGAGTCTTCTTGTTTTGCATGTCACCAAACGAACGGACAAGGTCTGCCTGGCGCATTCCCTCCACTTGCAAAATCAGATTACCTGAATAGCAATAAAGAAAAAGCGATCTCGGCTGTGGTGAACGGACTTGAAGGCGAAATCAAAGTGAATGGCAAAGACTACAACTCTGTCATGCCGGCTCAGTTGTTGAGTGATGAAGAAGCCGCCAACGTTTTGACTTATGTTTATAGTGTTTGGGGCAATTCGAAAAAATCGGTTTCTCCACAAGAAGTGAAAGCCGCAAGAAAGAAATAG
- a CDS encoding formylglycine-generating enzyme family protein produces the protein MKHYQRWILAGMMIMLPCLARAADRVLIPAGEFKMPAVLNKTSIPVKAFYLDRHPVTNKEFLEFIKKNPEWSKSQTKKIFADKNYLNHWSKDFSYDDPRYNNMPVVQVSWYAARSYCFWKGGRLPSIAEWEYVALFPFPGGPTLQSLILEWYGKSSEWPLPAVMSRRANSAGIHDLHGLIWEWVEDFNSSLVTGESRADSALDKNLFCGAGSAGAADPSDYAAFMRYAFRSSLKAAYTVQNLGFRCAQDKEPL, from the coding sequence ATGAAGCATTATCAAAGATGGATTCTTGCCGGAATGATGATAATGCTTCCCTGCCTTGCACGAGCTGCAGACCGAGTATTAATCCCCGCCGGTGAATTCAAAATGCCGGCGGTCTTAAACAAGACTAGCATTCCAGTGAAAGCTTTTTACTTAGACCGCCATCCCGTCACGAATAAAGAGTTCCTAGAGTTCATCAAAAAGAATCCGGAATGGTCTAAGTCCCAAACCAAAAAAATTTTTGCCGACAAAAATTATTTGAACCATTGGAGCAAGGATTTTTCTTACGATGATCCTCGCTATAATAACATGCCGGTTGTTCAAGTAAGTTGGTATGCCGCCCGCAGCTATTGCTTCTGGAAGGGAGGACGGCTTCCCAGTATTGCGGAGTGGGAATATGTCGCTCTTTTTCCTTTTCCCGGTGGTCCGACTCTTCAGAGCTTGATCTTAGAGTGGTATGGCAAATCCTCGGAGTGGCCACTGCCGGCCGTGATGAGCCGTCGTGCGAACTCTGCGGGAATACATGATTTGCACGGGCTCATCTGGGAGTGGGTCGAGGACTTTAACTCGTCCCTCGTCACAGGTGAATCACGGGCGGATTCCGCTTTAGATAAGAATTTATTTTGCGGTGCCGGCAGTGCTGGCGCGGCAGATCCCTCAGACTATGCCGCCTTTATGCGCTATGCATTTCGCAGCAGCCTTAAGGCAGCCTATACAGTGCAGAACCTGGGATTTCGTTGTGCCCAGGATAAGGAGCCGTTATGA